The region GAGGTTTCGGCACAACAATCGGAAACTGTTTGCGGCGCGCGCTGCTCTCGTCGATTGAGGGCGCGGCCATAACGGCTGTCAAGGTAGAGGGTGTGCTGCACGAATTCTCGTCGATACCAGGTGTCGTCGAAGATGCAACCGATATCATACTCAACCTCAAGCGCATCCCGTTCAAGTTGCATGGCGCGGGACCCAAGACGCTTCGCGTAGAACGCAACGTGCCCGGCGAAATGCTGTCCGGCGAGATCGAAACGGACGCCGAGGTTGAGATCCTCGACCCGAACGTCCATATCGCGACGATCTCGGAGGGTGGATCGCTGGTAATCGAGATGCGGTTGAAGCGGGGCCGAGGGTACGTCTCCGCCGAGCGCAACTTTGATGAGGACCTGGCGGTCGGATATATCCCGATCGATTCGGTTCATTCGCCGGTAAAGAAGGTGAACTATACGGTCGAGTCCGCGCGCCTGGGTCAGAACACCGATTATGACAAGCTAACGATCGAGGTGTGGACCAACGGCTCGGTCAAGCCGGAGAACGCGGTGGGGCTCGCCGCGAAGTTGATCAAAGACCATATGCAGATCTTCATCAGCTTCGAGGAAGAGCCCGAACTTGCAGAGGCCGACAGCGAAGAAGCCGCCCGCATAACGTTCAACGAGAATCTCGATCGGTCTGTCGACGAACTTGAACTGTCGGTTCGCTCGTACAACTGTCTCAAGAACGCCGATATTCGAACTATCCGCGAACTCGTCCAGAAGTCCGAGCCCGATATGCTCAAAACGAAGAACTTCGGCCGCAAGTCCTTGAATGAGATCAAAGAGATTCTCTCTTCGATGGGATTGCACCTTGGAATGAAGTTTGACGAGCAGGGAAGGCTGGTCGACGAGGCAGGCGCATGATAGACCGAGCCGTGAATCAGGGTTTTTCTTACTAGGGATTCGATATGCGACATAGAGTTGCCCATAGAAAACTGGGGCGCACGACGGAGCACCGTTTGGCATTGCTGCGTAACCTTTGCACCTCGCTCATCACCCACGAGCGCTTGATAACCACGCTACCCAAGGCAAAAGAATTAAGGCCCTTTGCCGAGCGCGCTATTACTCTGGGCAAGCGCGCGCTCGCAGCCGATGCGCCTGAAAGCGCGCTTCACCATCGCAGAAGGGCGGCCGCCTACTTCTTCAGCGGGAACACCAACCGCGTGCCAGATGGTGGATACAAGCGTCCGCACGCTCCGCGCACCGCCGGCGTGGCTGCGCTCGATAAGCTCTTCGATGAAGTTGCTGCGAGATTTGCTGAGAGGCCGGGCGGTTACACCCGCATCTTGAAGCTGGGGGCGCGCAGGGGCGATGGCGCTGAGATGGCGCTGATCGAGTTGCTGGGAAGCGAGGCCAAGGAAGTACACGAAGATGAGAAGAAGGAAGAGAAGAAGAAAGGACGCCGCTTCTTTGGGCGTCACAAGAAGGCAGAATTGAAGGAAGGCGTGCCGCAAGAGCAGCCTATTAAGAAAAAAGGAGCTTCTGCCAAATCTTCAAAAAAGAAAGAAGGTGAGCCGCAAGAGCAGCCTGTGAAGGAAAAGGGAGCTTCTACTAAAGCTTCAAAGAGGAAGGAAACGAGCGAGTAGCCTGACAGGACTGCCGGTACCTGATGAAAGCCTCAGCCGCCAGCGGTTGGGGCTTTCGCGCATATTGATCGCGCAAATATTGGCGTCTGATTCCTCTTCTCTTGGTACAATGGGTCTGCGAAGAATGTGGCAGCACGTGAATGGCGCCAGATTGAGGAGGCAAGGATGAATCTGAAGGAAATCAAAGACCTGATCGAGCTTGTCAACGACAAGGGATTCGCAGAGTTTGAGATTGAACGACAGGGCTTCCGCCTTCGCATCAGTCGCTTCAGAGAATCCAACCCGCAGGCTTTGCCGCCGGCCCCTGCTCCAATCATCATCTCCTCAGCTATTCCGAGCGCCTCGGATATTCTCCTGCCGAGTGCGCGTCGAGGGTCGATCGAAGCCGAGACGTCCTCTGCCGCATCAAGTGCTCCTGCGCAAAAGGGTGTCCAGGCCGCTGCGGCAGAACCGGAGCTGCAGATCATCAGGTCCCCAATAGTTGGAACGTTCTATAACGCACCCTCGCCAACCTCGGAGCCGTTTGTGAGAATCGGAGATCACATCGAGCCGGACACGGTCGTTTGCATAATCGAAGCGATGAAGCTGATGAACGAGATTCAAGCCGAGGTTAGCGGTGTGATTGCTAAGATCTATGTCGAGAATGGACAGCCCGTAGAATTCGGTCAGTCCTTGTTCGGCCTCAAAACTGGTTAGTAGCAAAGAGTGAGAAGCAAGGAGATTGAAAATTGAAAAATGAAAATTGAAAAATGACAATTGAAATGGCGGCGAGATTGAACCCAAGTTTCAATTTGCAATTTTCAATTTGCAATTTTCAATTCCCGTTTATGTTCAAGAAGATCCTCATTGCCAACAGAGGCGAGATCGCGACGCGGATCATATGGGCGTGCAAGGAGCTTGGCGTCCGCACGGTCGCCGTTCACTCTGAGGCTGACCGCGACTCCCTCCACGTGCGCTTTGCGGACGAAGCTATCTGCATCGGTCCGCCGCCATCGGCGAAGAGTTACCTGAATATTCCTGCTGTCATATCTGCTGCTGAGATAACTAACGTCGACGCCATTCATCCGGGCTACGGGTTCCTTGCCGAGAACGCGTACTTCGCTGAAGTCTGCGAAGCATGCAACATCAAGTTCATCGGACCCAACTCCGCTACCATCCAATTGATGGGAGACAAGGCGCAGGCGCGCGCGGCGATGAAAGCCGCCGGGGTTCCCATAACGCCCGGGTTCGACGGCGTGATCGAAGATGAAGAGGAAGCCGTGCGGGTCGCGGCGGACGTCGGATACCCGGTGATCATCAAAGCCGCGGCTGGCGGCGGAGGCCGCGGAATGCGAGTAGTACACGATCGAGATGAGTTGCTCGCGGCGCTGCCGGCTGCTCAACAAGAGGCCCAGCTCGCATTCAGCAATCCGGCGGTCTACATCGAAAAGTACATCGAGACAGCTCGCCACATAGAGATTCAAATCCTCGGCGATCAGCACGGCAACGTCGTGCATCTGGGAGAGCGCGAGTGCTCAATTCAACGCAGACATCAAAAGCTAATCGAAGAATCGCCCTCGCCGGCTCTCACACCCGAACTGCGCCGCAAGATGGGAGAGCTGGCCGTGCGTGCGTGTCGGGAAATTGGCTATGTCAACGCGGGAACGATGGAGTTTCTGCTGGATCAAGACAAGAACTTCTACTTCATGGAGATGAACACGCGCATCCAGGTCGAGCATCCGGTGACCGAGTTCGTTACCAATACGGACCTGGTTCGCGAACAGATCCTCATTGCGGCCGGGGAGCGGCTCGAGTTTGACCAGGAGGACATCGTGTTCAGTGGCCATGCTATCGAATGCCGCATCAACGCTGAATCTCCCATTACGCACGTTCCCTCGCCGGGTCTGATCACGGCGATGAATCTGCCCGGCGGACCTGGTGTTCGCGTTGACACCGCGGCATATCCTGGTTGGGTTGTACCTCCGCATTACGACTCACTCATCGCCAAACTCATCGTTCATCACCGCACTCGGGACATGGCGATCGCGCGAATGCGGCGCGCGCTTGAAGCGTACATAGTTGAAGGAATCGAAACGTCTGTGCCGCTGCATCAGCGGATACTCGGTGAACCGGACTTCGTGGCGGGAAACCTGTCAACGAGATTCATGGAGCGCTTCAACAAGACCCACGACACGGCTAAGAGTGGACCTCAACAGGCAGCCCAGGGTGCAGGCGAATAGGCTTGTCAGATGCCAGCGTAGCATAGACTTTAGTCTGTGTTGGTCTTGCTGGCTTGCAATCACCGCGCACAGACTAGAGTTTATTCTAGCCCGCGGAGGCTTAAAGTCGGCCCGATGTCTTTCTCGCTTCCGATAGTCTATCCAATCACTGACACTCTCATAAGCGGTTTATCCCATGCCGCCCAGCTTGAATTGCTGGCCGCTGGCGGCGCCTCCCTGATTCAGTTGCGAGAGAAGCGCGCTTCACCACGCGAGTTCTATGAGGCGGCGCTTGAAGCGATGTCGGTAGCCCGATCGCTTGGGGTTCAGATCATAATCAACGACCGCGTCGACATCGCGATAGCCGCCAAGGCGGATGGGGTCCACCTCGGGCAAGACGACCTCCCGCCCGATAGAGCGAGGCTGCTGATGGGGGAAAGCCGCATCATAGGGTTTTCGACTCATTCCCTGGAACAGGCTTTGGCAGCCGATTCCGCGCCCGTCGACTACATCGCCATCGGACCCATCTTTCGGACATCCACAAAAGACAAACCCGATCCTGTCCTGGGACTTCAGGCTGTTGCTGAAATTCAAAGCCGCATATCTAAACCACTCGTCGCGATCGGGGGTATCACACTGGAGACGGCTCGTGCGGTCATCGAAGCGGGCGCCAACAGTGTTGCGGTCATTTCTGACTTGCTAACGGCGGGCGACATTGCCGAGCGAACAAAGCGCTTTGTTAACTCGCTTCGTTGAAAGCTGTGGTTGACGATTGTGGCAAGGCCGCCCGTGCGTGAGCGGCCCTGCGTGGTAAGGGGTGCGATTTATTTGAAAGAACCCTGCACGGGAACGTCGAGGACTGGAACTTCGGGATCGTTAGTCTCAATGTGGACGGTGCCCTTGAACTCGCCCGGCTTGATCTTCGTGGTGTCCAGCGTGAGCCGAATCTTGTAGACCTGACCCTCGGTTTCAGTCAACAAC is a window of Acidobacteriota bacterium DNA encoding:
- the accC gene encoding acetyl-CoA carboxylase biotin carboxylase subunit, which translates into the protein MFKKILIANRGEIATRIIWACKELGVRTVAVHSEADRDSLHVRFADEAICIGPPPSAKSYLNIPAVISAAEITNVDAIHPGYGFLAENAYFAEVCEACNIKFIGPNSATIQLMGDKAQARAAMKAAGVPITPGFDGVIEDEEEAVRVAADVGYPVIIKAAAGGGGRGMRVVHDRDELLAALPAAQQEAQLAFSNPAVYIEKYIETARHIEIQILGDQHGNVVHLGERECSIQRRHQKLIEESPSPALTPELRRKMGELAVRACREIGYVNAGTMEFLLDQDKNFYFMEMNTRIQVEHPVTEFVTNTDLVREQILIAAGERLEFDQEDIVFSGHAIECRINAESPITHVPSPGLITAMNLPGGPGVRVDTAAYPGWVVPPHYDSLIAKLIVHHRTRDMAIARMRRALEAYIVEGIETSVPLHQRILGEPDFVAGNLSTRFMERFNKTHDTAKSGPQQAAQGAGE
- a CDS encoding DNA-directed RNA polymerase subunit alpha gives rise to the protein MDGTETQFMIGFQRPKRLACETETATGRYAKFYAQPFERGFGTTIGNCLRRALLSSIEGAAITAVKVEGVLHEFSSIPGVVEDATDIILNLKRIPFKLHGAGPKTLRVERNVPGEMLSGEIETDAEVEILDPNVHIATISEGGSLVIEMRLKRGRGYVSAERNFDEDLAVGYIPIDSVHSPVKKVNYTVESARLGQNTDYDKLTIEVWTNGSVKPENAVGLAAKLIKDHMQIFISFEEEPELAEADSEEAARITFNENLDRSVDELELSVRSYNCLKNADIRTIRELVQKSEPDMLKTKNFGRKSLNEIKEILSSMGLHLGMKFDEQGRLVDEAGA
- the thiE gene encoding thiamine phosphate synthase, which translates into the protein MSFSLPIVYPITDTLISGLSHAAQLELLAAGGASLIQLREKRASPREFYEAALEAMSVARSLGVQIIINDRVDIAIAAKADGVHLGQDDLPPDRARLLMGESRIIGFSTHSLEQALAADSAPVDYIAIGPIFRTSTKDKPDPVLGLQAVAEIQSRISKPLVAIGGITLETARAVIEAGANSVAVISDLLTAGDIAERTKRFVNSLR
- the accB gene encoding acetyl-CoA carboxylase biotin carboxyl carrier protein, which translates into the protein MNLKEIKDLIELVNDKGFAEFEIERQGFRLRISRFRESNPQALPPAPAPIIISSAIPSASDILLPSARRGSIEAETSSAASSAPAQKGVQAAAAEPELQIIRSPIVGTFYNAPSPTSEPFVRIGDHIEPDTVVCIIEAMKLMNEIQAEVSGVIAKIYVENGQPVEFGQSLFGLKTG
- the rplQ gene encoding 50S ribosomal protein L17; the protein is MRHRVAHRKLGRTTEHRLALLRNLCTSLITHERLITTLPKAKELRPFAERAITLGKRALAADAPESALHHRRRAAAYFFSGNTNRVPDGGYKRPHAPRTAGVAALDKLFDEVAARFAERPGGYTRILKLGARRGDGAEMALIELLGSEAKEVHEDEKKEEKKKGRRFFGRHKKAELKEGVPQEQPIKKKGASAKSSKKKEGEPQEQPVKEKGASTKASKRKETSE